AAGAGACTATATTGAACTTGAAAGAAACATATGTAAATTCAGTAGGGTTGTTAGGGAAATATGTACCGAAAGTTTATAACGGAGATATCTTATTCTTTAGATCTACTGTTATACCAGACTGGTTTGATCCTATTTCTCCAAATACGTGGCTAAATTATTTAGATGGGCAAATTGTGCAGCACGATATTGATTGTAGACATAAAGATCTATGTCAGCCAGGTCCACTTACGGAAATTGGACAAGTATTAGCGAAATATTTGCAGAATAAGAAAGGGGTAAGTAGAGTATGACGAATCCATTTGAAAATGATAATTACACATATAAAGTATTAATAAATGAGGAGGGCCAGTATTCTCTCTGGCCTGCTTTTCTCGATGTACCTATTGGCTGGAATGTCGTATATGAAGAAGCTAGTAGGCAGAGTTGCTTAGAATATGTTGAATATAACTGGAAAGATTTGAATCCACAAGGTAATCAAGTTCGCGAAAAAACATTAGTAGGAAAACGATAATGAAAGAAAAACTAAATCCAAAAGTAGTTGTAAGTATCGTTTATATAACTGCGATGTTTATGGCTGCGATGGACGCAACGATTGTAAATGTAGCACTGCAAACGATAAGTAGAGAACTACAAGTACCTCCATCTGCAATGGGGACGGTTAATGTTGGGTATTTAGTTAGTTTAGCTGTTTTCCTTCCGATTTCTGGTTGGTTAGGAGATCGTTTTGGTACGAAAAGAGTGTTTTTAATTGCTCTTTTCGTATTTACAATTGCATCTGCTTTATGCGGAATGGCTAACGATATTACTTCATTGAATATTTTCCGTATTATTCAAGGTGCTGGCGGAGGGCTTTTAACACCGGTTGGAATGGCGATGTTATTTCGAACATTTTCACCAGAGGAAAGACCGAAGATTTCCCGGTTCATTATACTTCCAATTGCTGTAGCACCAGCAATTGGTCCTATCATCGGTGGTTTCTTTGTAGATCAAATGTCTTGGCGTTGGGCATTTTATATTAATCTACCGTTTGGAATCGTTGCATTGCTATTTGGACTTCTATTTTTAGCAGAACATGTTGAAAAATCAGCTGGTCGCTTTGATTCGCTCGGCTTTATTTTATCAGCACCAGGATTTGCGATGCTCATATATGCACTCAGCCAGGGACCATCAAAAGGGTGGATTTCTCCAGAAATTATGAGTACTGGGATAGTTGGGGTTGTATTCATTACATTGTTTATAATTGTAGAACTGAAAGTAAAGCAACCGATGTTAGATTTACGCTTATTAAAAGAACCAGTCTTTAGAAAGATGAGCCTTATATCATTATTTTCATCA
This genomic interval from Bacillus thuringiensis contains the following:
- a CDS encoding MbtH family protein — encoded protein: MTNPFENDNYTYKVLINEEGQYSLWPAFLDVPIGWNVVYEEASRQSCLEYVEYNWKDLNPQGNQVREKTLVGKR
- a CDS encoding MDR family MFS transporter, whose product is MKEKLNPKVVVSIVYITAMFMAAMDATIVNVALQTISRELQVPPSAMGTVNVGYLVSLAVFLPISGWLGDRFGTKRVFLIALFVFTIASALCGMANDITSLNIFRIIQGAGGGLLTPVGMAMLFRTFSPEERPKISRFIILPIAVAPAIGPIIGGFFVDQMSWRWAFYINLPFGIVALLFGLLFLAEHVEKSAGRFDSLGFILSAPGFAMLIYALSQGPSKGWISPEIMSTGIVGVVFITLFIIVELKVKQPMLDLRLLKEPVFRKMSLISLFSSAGLLGMLFVFPLMYQNVIGVSALESGLTTFPEAIGLMISSQIVPWSYKKLGARKVISIGLICTAVIFVLLSFVNHDTNPWQIRALLFGIGIFLGQSVGAVQFSAFNNITPPSMGRATTIFNVQNRLGSAIGVAVLASILAGFGGNNVQSDFLPYQAALIGSAIFLLIALLFSLRISDKEVMSKKKEKTLSVSEKEKVLVNE